The proteins below come from a single Vicugna pacos chromosome 13, VicPac4, whole genome shotgun sequence genomic window:
- the ANGPTL3 gene encoding angiopoietin-related protein 3 encodes MYTIKLFLFIAPLVISSRIDQDYSSIDSVSPEPKSRFAMLDDVKILANGLLQLGHGLKDFVHKTKGQINDIFQKLNIFDQSFYDLSLQTNEIKEEEKELRRTTSKLQVKNEEVKNMSVELNSKFESLLEEKILLQQKVRYLEDQLINLIKNQPETQEHPEVTLLKTFIEQQDNSIKDLLQIVEEQYRQLNQQHSQIKEIENQLRRTGIQEFTENYLSSKPRTPRTTPSLHFNETKNVKYDAIPADCTTIYNRGEHTSGIYSIRPSNSQVFNVYCDIVSGTSWTLIQHRIDGSQNFNETWENYKYGFGSLDGEFWLGLEKIYSIVKQSNYILRIELEDWKDNKHYIEYSFHLGDHETNYTLHLAEITGNVPNALPEHKDLMFSTWDHKAKGHSNCPESYSGGWWCHDVCGENNLNGKYNKRKAKTKLERRGICWKSQNGRLYSIKSTKMLIHPTDSGSFELTEAN; translated from the exons ATGTACACTATTAagctctttctttttattgctccTCTAGTTATTTCTTCCAGAATTGACCAAGACTATTCATCAATTGATTCTGTATCTCCAGAACCAAAATCAAGATTTGCTATGTTAGATGATGTAAAAATTTTAGCCAATGGCCTACTTCAGTTAGGACATGGTCTTAAAGACTTTGTTCATAAGACTAAGGGCCAAATTAATGACATATTTCAAAAACTCAACATATTTGATCAGTCTTTTTATGACTTATCACTGCAAaccaatgaaatcaaagaagaagaaaaggaacttAGAAGAACTACATCTAAACTGCAAGtcaaaaatgaagaagtaaagaATATGTCAGTTGAACTCAACTCAAAATTTGAAAGTCTTCTTGAAGAAAAAATTCTGCTTCAGCAAAAAGTGAGATATTTGGAGGACCAATTaatcaatttaattaaaaatcaacCTGAAACTCAAGAACACCCAGAAGTAACTTTACTTAAA ACTTTCATAGAACAGCAAGATAATAGCATCAAAGACCTTCTTCAGATCGTGGAAGAACAATACAGACAACTAAATCAACAGCATagtcaaataaaagaaatagaaaatcag TTAAGAAGAACTGGTATTCAagaattcacagaaaattatctttcttctaaACCAAGAACACCAAGAACTACTCCCTCTCTTCAtttcaatgaaacaaaaaatgtaaaatatgatg CCATTCCTGCTGACTGTACCACCATTTACAACAGAGGTGAACATACAAGTGGTATCTATTCCATTAGACCCAGCAACTCTCAAGTCTTTAATGTCTACTGTGATATTGTATCAG GTACTTCATGGACATTAATTCAACACCGAATAGATGGATCACAAAACTTCAATGAAACTTGGGAAAACTACAAATATGGTTTTGGGAGCCTTGATG GAGAATTTTGGTTGGGTCTAGAGAAGATATACTCCATAGTAAAACAATCTAATTACATCTTACGAATTGAGCTAGAAGACTGGAAAGACAACAAGCATTATATTGAATATTCTTTTCACTTGGGAGATCATGAAACCAACTACACACTACACCTAGCTGAGATTACCGGCAATGTCCCCAACGCACTCCCAGAGCACAAAGATTTGATGTTTTCTACTTGGGATCACAAAGCAAAAGGACACTCGAACTGTCCAGAAAGTTATTCAG GAGGCTGGTGGTGCCACGATGTATGTGGGGAAAACAATCTAAATGGTAAATATAACAAGCGAAAAGCAAAAACTAagctggagagaagaggaatATGCTGGAAGTCTCAAAATGGAAGGTTATACTCTATCAAATCAACCAAAATGTTGATCCATCCAACAGACTCAGGAAGTTTTGAATTAACTGAGGCAAATTAA